The genome window CGCCACCGAGGAGAGCGGCGAGGTCTACGGCTGCACGCTCGCCTGGTCGGGCACCTGGCGGATCGCCGTGGCCCAGCTCCCGGACGCCCGGGTGCAGATCACCGGCGGCGCGGGGTACGACGACTCGGGCCTGCTGCTCCTTGCGCCGGGGGAGACGTACACCACCCCCGTCTTCGCGGGACTGTGGAGTGACGGCGGCCACGGTGGCGCGAGCCGTGCCTGGCACGCCTACCAGCGTGCGCACATCGTTCCGGACGCCGACCGGGACCGCCCCGTGCTCTACAACTCGTGGGAGGCCACCGAGTTCGACATCTCCGAGGAGCAGCAGGGGGCGCTGGCGCGGCGGGCGGCGGCCATGGGGGTGGAGCTGTTCGTGGTCGACGACGGCTGGTTCGGCGCCCGTACCAGCGACCGCGCCGGGCTCGGCGACTGGCGGCCCAACCCGGACCGCTTCCCCTCCGGCCTCAAGCCGCTCGCCGACTACGTGCACGCCCTGGGGATGCAGTTCGGCATCTGGGTCGAGCCCGAGATGGTCAACCCGGACAGCGACCTCTACCGCGCCCATCCCGACTGGGTGCAGTACCAGCCGGGACGGAAGCGGACGGAGTTCCGCAACCAGCTCGTGCTCAACCTCGCCCGCGAGGACGTCCAGGAGTATCTCTGGGAGCAGCTCGACGCCCTGCTCTCCAGCGCCCCGACCGACTATGTGAAATGGGACTTCAACCGCTGCTTCACCGACGCCGGCTGGCCCGGCGAGCCCTACCCGCAGCGGCTTTGGGTCGATCACGTGCGCGCCTTCTACGCCCTGCTGGACCGGCTGCGGGCCGCGCACCCCCATGTCGCCTTCGAGTCCTGCTCGGGCGGCGGCGGACGTGTCGACCTGGGCGTCATGAGCCGCACGGACCAGGTGTGGACCTCCGACAACACCGATCCGCTGGACCGGCTCGCCATCCAGCACGGTTTCAGCCAGGTCCATCCGGCCCGGGTCATGGCCGCCTGGGTCACCGACAGTCCGAACGCGATGCTCAACGGGCGGGTGAGCTCGCTGCGCTTCCGGTTCGTCAGCGCCATGGCCGGGGTGCTCGGTGTCGGCGGCGACCTCACCCAGTGGACCGAGGAGGAGCTGGCCGAGGCGCGCGACTGGGTCACCCTCTACAAGGAGATCCGGCCCGTGGTCCAGCGCGGTGACCTGTACCGGCTGCGGCCGCCGGCGGGCGGGTTGAGCGCGGTGCAGTACGTCCTCGGCGACGAGACCGTGGTCCTCGCCTGGCTCCAGGCACAGCACTACGGCGAGCCGGTCGCCCCCCTGCGGCTGCGTGGCCTGGACCCGGCGGCGACGTACGAATGCCGAGAAACAGGCGAACTGCACAGGGGCGCGGTGCTCCTGCATCACGGGCTGCGTCCCGCGCTGCGCGGTGACTTCGATGCGACGGTCATCCATCTGCGCCGGATCTGATCGCCCTGCCCGGTTCAGCGTCCGGCGGCTCGCCCAACACACCTGATCAGAGGCCTATTCCTGATCGACCCGGATGCGGCGAGTGGTTTATCTCACCGTCCGTCAACCTTTTCCTACGGTCGCGTAGCTCACATCACAAGGTGAATCATGGACCGATGTGGCAGACGATTCGAAGAATGACAACACATCAGTGATCGGGTCGTACGTGGCGGTGGGGGACAGCTTCACCGAGGGTGTCGGCGACCCCGGGCCCGACGGGCAGTTCGTCGGCTGGGCCGACCGGTTCGCGGTCCTCCTCGCCGACCGGCGGCCCGAGGGCGACTTCCGGTACACGAACCTCGCCGTGCGCGGCAAACTGCTCGACCAGATCGTCGAGGACCAGGTCCCGAAGGCCGTCGAACTGGCTCCGGACCTGGTCTCGTTCTGCGCGGGCGGCAACGACATCATCCGGCCGGGCACCGACCCGGACGAGGTCGCCGAGCGGTTCGAGCGGGCCGTGGCGGTCCTGACGTCCGCCGTCGGCACGGTGATGGTCACAACCGGGTTCGACACCCGGGGCGTGCCGGTGCTCAAGCATCTGCGCGGCAAGATCGCCACCTACAACGGCCATGTGCGGGCGATCGCGGACCGGTACGGCTGCCCGGTCCTGGACCTGTGGTCGCTCAAGTCCGTGCAGGACCGGCGCGCCTGGGACGACGACCGTCTCCACCTCTCGCCCGAGGGCCACACCCGTGTCGCCCTGCGGGCGGGCCAGGTTCTCGGCATGGAGGTACCGGCCGACCCGGACCAGCCGTGGCCGCCCCTGCCCCCGCGTGGCACGTTCGAGGTACGGCGCGACGACATCCACTGGGCACGCGAGTACCTGGTGCCGTGGATCGGACGGCGGCTGCGCGGAGAGTCGTCGGGGGACCGGGTGGTGGCCAAGGGGACGCTGTCACCGGACGACATCAGGGTGCGGATCGCGCAGGCGGTGTGAAGTCCGGGCCTCTACTCCCCGACCGCCGGAGGGAGTTCGAGGAGGAGGCCGTTCAGGCAGAAACGGAAGGGTGGGGGCGGAGCTTGGGCCGGTGCCTGGGGAAGGCAGCGCCCAGGCCGCTGCCCCGGACGGTGCCCTGCCGCCGGTGGCCGCGACCGGGGCGTCCACGCGTCGCGCCCGCGCCGACGATCCCGGCGGCGACCGCCGGCTGTCCGACGACGTCGAGGCGCTCGCCGGCGCGGTTCACGGGTGAACACCTGCGGCTCACCCAGAGGCCGAGCGCGGCGGTTCCGCAGAGCCCGGGCCGCTCGTCGTGTCCATCGAAACCCGAGTACGGAAGCCTCAAAGGGGCCACCCGCTTGCGGGAGGTCGGCACGGCGGTCGTCGAGACAGGTCGGAACCGCGCGCCCTCGGAGTGAGCGCTACCGCGCGGAGCTCGTCCGCCGCTCCACGGGCGGCAGGTCACAGGAATCCTTGAACCCCTGGCTCGTCAGTCCGAGCGCGGCGTTGATGCGCGAGCGCAGGTTCTCCACCGCGACCATCGCCGTCAGCTCGACGAACGCGGGCTCGCCCAGCCGGCCCAGGAGCCGTGCCACGAGGGCGTCGTCGACGGTGGGCGGGGTGGCGGTCATCGCCTCGGCGTACTCCATGACGTCGCGCTCCAGTTCCGTGTACACGCCGCTGTCGCGCCAGCGCGGCACGTCGACCAACTTCTCGCGGGCCATACCGCGCTCCCGGCTCACCCAGTAGCCGAAGTCCATGCACCAGGCGCAGCCGATCGCCGCGGCCGTCGCCATCTCCGCCAGCGCCTTCAGGTCCGGGTCCAGCTTGTTCCACTTCGCCACCGACTGCTCGAACCGCAGATCGCTCCACAGCACGCGCGGCTGGTGGGCCAGCGCCTTGCCGGGGTCGAGGACCTTTCCGTACGTCCGCTTCGAATACCACTCCATGACGCGGAAGAAGAGCGTGCGGCGCGGGGTTAGGGAGATACGGGCCATGGGGCACCTCCAGTGCGTCGTTCCCGGGCGCTCCGTGGTGGGCGCCCACACGGGTACGACGGACCGGCGCGCACGGATGTGACATCCGGCCCGCGTGGCGAAGCGTGTCCGGGACGCACGCCGCCGTGTGACATGGCCGACCCGGCACTGTCGTACGGGCCGACCATAATGAGGACCTCACCCACTCCACTGGAGGTGCTGTGACCGGTTTCGGTCCCCTGAGCTCCGGGCTCCGCGCGCTGCGACCCACCGCCTTCGGCGTGGATCCCAGCGGGGAGCGCCTGGCGCGCATCCGCAGATCACCGCACTTCGCGGACGGCGCCTTCGTGAACCCGGAGGGCACCCGGACCCGTCCCTCGGGCGGGTCCGCGCTGGAGCTGGCGAAGATGTACTTCCGCAAGGAGGACCGCGCCCGCCGTGCCCCGGCCGGTCCGATCCCCGTGCACCCGACGACCTACGCCGACCTGGCCAAGCCCCCGGCGAGCGGGCTGCGGCTGACCTGGACGGGTCACTCCAGCGTGCTCGCGGAGATCGACGGGCACCGGGTGCTGTTCGACCCGGTGTGGGGGCAGCGCTGCTCGCCGTTCGACTTCGCCGGACCCAAGAGGCTGCACCCGGTGCCGCTGCCACTGGCCGCGCTCGGCCCCGTCGATGTCGTCGTCATCTCCCACGACCACTACGACCACCTCGACCTGCCCACCATCAAGGCCCTGGCCGGCACGGACACCGTGTTCGCGATACCGCTCGGCGTCGGAGCCCACCTGGAGCACTGGGGTGTGTCCGCCGACCGGCTGCGCGAGCTGGACTGGCACGAATCCACGCGGGTCGGCGGCCTCACGCTGACCGCCACCCCGGCCCGCCACTTCTGCGGCCGCGGCCTGCGCAACGGGCAGCACACGCTGTGGGCGTCGTGGTCCGTGGCCGGCGACGAGCACCGCGTCTACCACAGCGGCGACACGGGCTACTTCGAGGGATTCAAGGACATCGGCGCGGCACACGGCCCGTTCGACGCCACGATGATCCAGATCGGCGCGTACTCCGACTTCTGGCCGGACATCCACATGACCCCCGAGGAGGGCACGCGCGCCCACCTCGACCTCCAGGGCGGCGCGCCGCACGGTGTTCTGCTCCCCATCCACTGGGCCACCTTCAACCTCGCCCCCCACGCGTGGGCGGAGCCCGGCGAGTGGACGAAGGCCGCGGCCGACGCAGTCGGGCAGGCGGTCGCAGTCCCGGTTCCGGGCCAGCCCTTCGAGCCCGCCGGCGACCTCCCTACGCACCCCTGGTGGCGGGATGTGTCCCCGCCGCTGCACCGCAAGTGGCCCGTTCCGGAGATCACCCCGGTGGCAACTCGTGACGACCTCGACCTCGTGGGCGAGGGCTGACCGTGGACGAACCGAGCGTGTGACGGAAGTCCGCCCTTGAGGCCGACCTACAACAGCAACCCGATTCCCACCCACAGCAGCCCGGTGACCGGCAACTTCAGGATGAATCGAGCTCCGTGTCCGGACGCGTACGGAGACGTCCGCCGGACTCAGCGATTGAACGTCAGGCGGGGTACCGCGTTGCGGGCCAGTGCGTGGGCCTGGTCGGGCCACCAGGTGCCGGCGGGAGGGTCGACGATGCCGTACTCGGGGTCGATCGTGCCGCCGGTGTTGCGCGTGCAGCTGCCGTCGGACTCACCGGGGATCTTTATCCACAGGTAGGCGTCGACGAGCGGGACACCGGTGTCGGCGGTGGGGCGCGGGCCGAGACCGCGGCCGGGCGCGTTGCACCAGATCTCCGGATCCCCGCTGTACTTGCCGGGCGCCGGGGTCCAGGCGCCCCGACCGTTGCGGCTGGTGTCGATCACGAAGTGATGCAGCTCGTCGGTCGGCGGGGTGCCCACGTTCTGGTCGAACCAGGCGTCGGTCCACCGCCAGGTAATGGGGTCCGTGGGGGAGACGGCGTTACCCGGGGCGCCGTCGTTGGGGGCGGCGGACGAGTAGTACTGGCTGGCGCACCAGTCGGTGTGGCCGCGTGCCTGCCCGGGGCCCTTGGTGGCGAACCATATGCACTTGGCGATCCAGGTGCCGTATCTGGCGTTGTGGTCGGTGGGGTGGTTGTTGGACACGTTCAGGGCGAAGCCGTCGCCGTACTGGACCCCCGCATCCTGCAGTCGCTGCGCGATGTCGCCGACGGCCCGCCACTGTACGTTGCCGGCGTCCAGGTAGACCGCGGTGCGGGGCCGGGCCTTCAGGGTCTTGACCGCGTATGCGAGGTCGGCGACGCGGGCGGCAGTGAGTTCGCCGGTCGGGTCGGTGGTGGGCCCGCAGTCCTTGGGAAGGTTGGCCAGGCCGTCGGGTTCGACGACGACCACCGCCTTGTCGTCGCCGATGCCGGCGGCGAAGGCGTCGATCCACTTGCGGTAGGCGGCGGAGGATGCGGCTCCGCCGCTGGAGTACTGGGAGCAGTCCCGGCCGGGTACGTCGTAAGCGACCAGGACGGGGGTCCGGTCCACGGCCCGCGCCCGGCGGACAAGCCTGTTCACCTTGCCGCGCACCTCGCCGGGGGTGCCCTCGGTGAACCATTCGGCCTGCGGCCAGCTCGCGAGTAAGGCCATGTTCGCGGCGTTCTCCATGTCTCCGTTCCCGAAGTCGACGAGGGCCTGTTTCGCGGCCTTGCTGTGCGGGTCCACGTAGAACTTCGTGGCCGGAGTGATCACGTCCTGCGCGGGTGTGGCCTGAGCCTGCGTCGCGGTGAGGGCGGCGCAGGCGGTGAGTGCCGCCATGACGGCAGCGGCGCGGCGTCGTGGGCCGAGTGGATTCACGGCTGCTCCTGGGGGTGGATTGGGGGGATCGTCTGCCGCCGCGGCGGGCCGGCGACCGCCTGGGCGGAAGGCGGTGAGCGGCGGACCCGGCCGGGCTGCGGCGGACGGTCCCGTGGACCTGTCGCGGGTCAGGGACGTACCGGGCCACGGCGGTCCGGGCTCAGTAGCCGTAGATCATCTTGTAGGCGACCTCGGGGAGGAACTGACCGGCCAAGGAGCCGGATCCAACGCCGCAGTTGCCGTCGGACTCGCCCGGGGTCTTGATCCACAGAAGCATCTCGGCGCCTCCGCCCTTCTGGGTGGGGGTGCCGATGCGGCGGCCTGAGGGGTTGCACCACTGGCCGTTGGAGCCGTTGCCGTTGCGGCTGGTGTCCACGACGAACGGCTTGGTGTAGCCGTAGCGGGCGCCCAGTTCGCTGTTGACGGCGTTGCCGTAGGCGATGTTCTCGGCCGTGGTGTAGTAGTTGGAGATGTTGAGCGAGAAGCCGTGGGCCTGTCGGAGACCGGCTTCATGGAGGCGCTGGGCCATGGTCGCCGGGCTCGCCCAGTTCGGGTTGCCGGCGTCCAGATAGACCCAGGTGTTGGGTGCCTGGCGGTTGAACTGCGCGAGGGCACCGGTGATCATGCCTTGGCGCTCGGCGATCTGAGCCTGGGTCATGCAGCCGTAGTCCGCGAGGGAGTCCGGTTCGAGGAGGACGATGGCCGGGCGGCCCGCGACACCGCCGGCGAACTGGGCGATCCAGCTCGCGTAGGCGGACGGCGATGCGGCTCCGCCGGCGGAGTGCCCGCCGCAGTAGTCGCGGTTGTAGATGTTGTAAGCGACGAGGATCGGCAGCCTGTCCCGACTGTCCGCCGCGCCCACGTACGCACCCGTGGCGGTGCCGATGGTGCCGCTCCAGGAGCCGAACCAGTGGGCCATCGGGGTGTCGGCGATGGAGGCGTTGATCGCCGACGCCCGGCCGTCGCCGGGGTTGGCAGTGACCCACCGCTTCACGCTGGAGTCGGGGTCCACGTAGAACCCGCTGGTCATGGTGGTCGGGTCGGCAGCGTGGGCGGACGGTGCGACGGCGAGCGCCAGCGGCAGAGCGGAGAACGCCGCCACGAGGGCGCGGAGTCTGCGGCGCATGACTGTACCTCGGTTTCCTGGCAGGGATGCGTCGCACGCTCGCGTTCCGAGCGTGCAGCGCGCTGAGGAAGTGCGGTGGTACGAGCCCCCTTGGGCCGACGGGCTGGGGCAGAGGCGCCCTCCGAAGAGCCGGAGGCTGATCTTGGGAGCGCTCCCATTGGAAGCGGTCCCAAAAGCACTGAGAACTTTTGGTGTGTGGCCGGTATCGTGTTGCGCCTTGGTGAAGCTGTCAAGAGGTGATGCACGACCCGCACTTCACATGACGAAGACAAGGCTCTGCCAGTCCTGGAACTGGAAGCGCTACCAGACTTCGGTCCCTCAAGGGCCCGCATATGCCCTCCGTCGCCCACCGGCCGGATGGCAGTGGAACCGAGTCGGGGACGACACACTTTCGGCGAGGCCGGGAGGGAAAGGCTCATGGTCCATGGGGGAGAATGCGCCGCGCCGGCAGTCGACGCTCGACGAGGTGGCCGCACGCGCCGGCGTCTCCCGCTCGGTGGCCTCACGCGTCCTCAACAACGCCCCGCACGTCAGCCGCGCCAAACGTGAGGCGGTCGAGCGGGCTGTCCAGCAACTGGGTTACGTCCCCAACCCGACTGCACGCGCTCTGGCCACCCGCCAGACGGGAGCGGCGGCCCTTGTCGTCGCGGGAGAGGATCCGTCCATCTTCGCGGACCCGTTCTTCGCCCAGGTGATCGTGGGAGCCTCGGCCGCCCTGGAGGAGGCCGACCTGCATCTGATGCTGTGTCTGGCCGCCTCCGAGCGGGGCCACAAGCGGGTGGAGGAGCTCCTTCGGTCCAGGGGTGCCGACGGCGTCATGCTGATGGCGCTGCGCGAGGGCGATCCGCTGGCCCGTGTGGCAGAGGACGCGGAGATGCCCGTCGTGTTCGGCGGTCGCCCGCTCGGTCCGGCCCCCCGGTGGTATGTGGACGTCGACAACACCGGCGGAGCGCGCGAGGCCACCGAGTACCTGCTCATCCGTGGCCGGACCCGTGTGGCCACGATCTGCGGGCGTCTGGACACCGAGGTCGGGCGCGCCCGGTACCGCGGCTACCGGGACGCCATGCTGGCAGCAGGCCTTGACCCGTACCCGCCGCAGGAGGGGGATTTCACCGAACCCGGTGGAGCCGCCGCCATGGCCGCACTGCTCGCGAACCACCCCGAGGTGAACGGGGTGTTCGCCGCCAACGACAACATGGGGGCGGGAGCGCTGCGCACTTTGCGCGAGGCCGGCCGATCGGTCCCCGCCGATGTCGCCGTTGTCGGCTTCGACGACCTGACCGTCGCCCAGATCGCCGATCCGCCGCTCACCACCGTCCATCAGCCCATAAAGGCTTTCGGACGGGAGATGGCGCGCATGCTCGTCGCGCTCATCAGCGGTCAGGACCCCACCCCGCTGATCCTGCCCACCCGCCTGGTCACCCGCTTCAGCGCCTGACGGCCGTGCCCCGTACCGCTGCCGCACATTGACACGCCACCAGAGGAACGCCCGGGTCGCGCTGCCGCGTACGGGCGTCGTGTCGACGTGATTGCCGTACGCGTGGCTCAGTGCGTCGCGCGGTTCGACCGTGCCGGCCCGCCGGTGGGTACGGGGGCTGTGCTGGAACGCAACGAGATCGGCGGGGTCAACAGGATGTGCCGAGGCGGTGTGTCCGGCGCGGCGATGCGTTCCACGAGCAGGGAAACGGCCTTCTCGCCCATTTCCAGAGCCGGTACGTCCGCGGCCGTGAGCGGTGGTCGGAAGTCCTCGGCCCACGTCCTGGCCGCCACACCTGTGATGGAGAAGTCGTACGGCACTTCGAGACCGGCGTCCGCCAGTGCGCGCTGGACGCCGGGCAGGGCGGCCTCGTTGATGGTGGTGACAGCGGTGACGTCCGGATGGCTGCGCAGGAGCGCCTCGACGCATTCCTGACCGGAGCGGGCGTCATCCCCGCACGGCACTTCGACACCGTCGAGCCCGCGTTCCGCCAGGGCCGCCTGGAAACCCTCTCTGGCCCTGTGCGCGGGGCCGTAGCCGGCCGAGATGAGTTCCCGGGAACGAGTGACCAGAGCCACCCGGCGGTGCCCGAGATCGGCGAGGTGCCGTACGCAGTGCTGGACCAGGCCGGCGTAATCGACGTCGATCCAGGACATCTGGTGGTCGCCGGCCGTGTGCCCGATCCCGACGAAGGGCAGCCCGGCTTCCTGGAGGCGCCCCACACGAGGGTCCGCCAGGCGGATCTCCATCAGAATGACGCCGTCCACGCGGCTCTCCGAGACCAACCGCTCGAAGGAACGGTCGTGATCCCCGCCGGAAGGGGACAGCAGCACATCGAGGTCGACCCGGGCGGCGGCGTCGACCACGCTGGCGACGAAGTCAAGCTGCATGTGTGTGAGCCTGTTGCCGGCCGGCGGGACGACGAGACCGATGGTCCGGGTCCGGCCCTCCTTGAGGGCCCTCGCGGTCGCGTTGGGGCGGTATCCCAATTCGTTGATCACGTCTTCGATACGTCTGCGAGTGCCGGCGGCGACGGGTCGTTTGCCGCTGAGCGCGTACGACACCGTGCTGCGTGACACCCCCGCGCGTCGAGCTATCTCCCCGATGTTCATGCAGCTCCTCAAGACCGCACTCAGGCCGCAAGGATACTGACGAGTGGCGCCCCGCGGGACTCGTCGTGGCTGGTGCTGGACGAGCCCCAGGTGCCCAGCGGCGCCACGCGGACGGCTGCGTCGTGGCGGGCCCGGGCGGACGAAGGACGCAGGATGCCCGAGGGGCGTGAGTCCGCGAGGAACGGCGCCGGGCTGCCGGAACCGTCATGCGTTCCGCGTCTCACGCAATCCCAGAAGGCTCGGAGCGAATCGATTCCACGCAAGCGGTTCGACGGGATGCTACGACCGGCGGTGTGCGGGGTCAATGGCGGGCCGGGAGGGGAGCGCTGAACCGACGCGCGAGCCGAGGCTCCGCCGCTTGGGCCAGTGCCCTGCGAACCGGCCCCCGTCGCCCCGGTTTTACGGCTGCGCCCTTGCTCAGCGGCATGGCGGCGGATCAGCCCGATGCTTCTGACGTGGTCGCCGCAGACCTGTGCGGCCCACCACGGCGGCGGAACGGGCGGTCACGCCGCCGTCCGCATGTGCCCACGCCACGACTCTTCGACCGGCCGAGAGCTTCGGAACGGCAGGAATCAGCCTTCGAATCGATTCCGCGACGACCTTTGCAACAGTGGGCTCCACACCCTTGACAGCCCAGCGAAACCGGGAGCACCGTCTCCCCCCGAAACCTCTCTGCAATCTCGCTGCGAAACGGCACCTCGAAGCGCTTCCGGATTGTCAGCGCCACCAACACAACCCGGCCGGGTTGCGTCGGCGCGGTAGGGAGATCGGATGACAACCATAGGTACAGGACGCCGCCTGCCGTCCGGGCGCGGTGGCGTCCGGCGATTATTCGCGGCGGTACGGCACCGTGGCTGGCCGCGTGGCGTGCCGGACCGGGCGCACGTTCCGCCGCCGACGCGCTCGCCCCGCTCTCGGTCGAAAACGTCGGCCCGGGCGGCGGCCGCAGCCGCACTCGTCGCCGGGGCACTGGTCGGCGCCACGGCCACGGCCGGCACGGCCCGTGCGGCCGCGTCCGGGCCGTGCGACATCTATGCGGCGGGCGGCACGCCCTGTGTGGCGGCGCACAGCACGACCCGAGCGCTGTACGCCTCGTACAACGGGCCGCTCTACCAGGTCCGGCGCACCTCGGACAACACCACCCGGAACATCGGCGTCCTGAGCGCGGGCGGGTACGCCGACGCCGCCGCCCAGGACTCGTTCTGCTCGGGAACGACCTGCCTGATCACGACGGTCTACGACCAGTCAGGCCGCGGCAACAACCTCACCCAGGCGCCCGGTGGCGGTGCCGCGGGCGGCCCCGACAACCTCGCGAACGCGACGGCCGCGCCCACCATGGTGGGCGGTCACAAGGCCTACGGCGTCTTCGTGGCGCCCGGCACGGGCTACCGCAACAACCACACCAACGGCATCGCGACCGGGGACAACCCCGAAGGCATGTACGCGATCTTCGACGGCACGCACTACAACGGCGGCTGCTGCTTCGACTACGGCAACGCCGAGACGGACAGCAACGACGACGGCAACGGCACCATGGAGGCCATCTACTTCGGCAACATCAAGGTCTGGGGCTACGGTGCGGGCAACGGCCCCTGGATCATGGCCGACCTGGAGAACGGCCTGTTCTCCGGGGTGAACCAGCACTACAACGCGGGCGATCCGACCATCGACCACCGGTACACGACCGCCATCGTCAAGGGTGGTCCGAACCACTGGGCGATCCGTGGGGGCAACGCGCAGTCCGGCGGCCTGTCCACCTTCTACGACGGACCGCGTCCCGACGTCCCGGGTTACAACCCGATGCGGAAGCAGGGCGCCATCATCCTGGGCATCGGCGGCGACAACAGCAAGGGCGCCCAAGGCACCTTCTACGAGGGCGTGATGACCTCCGGCTACCCGTCGGACGCCACCGAGAACGCCGTCCAGGCCGACATCACCGCGGCCGGATACAGCAATTCCGCCGGCGGGACGAGTACCGGTGCGTTGCACGCGGTGGGCGCGGGCAAGTGCCTGGACGTGCCGAACTCGTCCACCACGGCCGGCACACAGCTGCAGATCTGGGACTGCAGCGGTGGCGCCAACCAGACCTGGACCCGCACGGCCTCGGGCCAGCTGACCGTCTACAGCGGCAGCAGTCAGATGTGCCTCGACGCGTACAACAACCAGACCTCCGCCGGCACCAAGGTGGAGACCTGGCCGTGCAACGGCGGCGCCAACCAGCAGTGGCAGCTGAACGCGGACGGCACCGTCACCGGCACCCAGTCCGGGCTCTGCCTCGACGTCACCGGCGCCTCCACGGCCAACGGCGCGCCGGCCGAACTCTGGCCGTGCAACGGTGGATCCAACCAGCGATGGAACCTCAACTGACCTGAACGGCTCCGGCCCGCGGCCGGCTCACCGTCGGCGACGGGCAACCGCCCCCGGAGCAGGTCTCCGCATGGAGCGGCCGGCAGTTTGCGGCTGCCTGTGCAGCAGTGCGACGGCTGCCACGCCTTGCGGAACGTCGCCAACGGCAGTGGACCGCTCTGCCGGTCACCTCGGCTCCGTGACCCCACCCCACCGCAGCACCGACTCGTGAACGGTGCCCCACCCCCCACACAAGGAGACTGATCCTTCATGTTCTGGTTCAACGAGGAGCCCCGCCTCCGCAAGGCCCTGGCCTTGGCCACCGGACTGACAGCCGGCACGGTACTGGCCATGGCCGGGACGGCGTCCCCTGCCGCCCATGCGGCATCCGGCACGCTGGGCGCGGCCGCGGCCGGCAGCGGCCGCTATTTCGGCACGGCCGTGGCTGCCGGAAGGCTCGGCGACTCGACGTACTCCACGATTCTCGACCGGGAGTTCAACATGATCACCCCCGAGAACGAGATGAAGTGGGACACCACCGAACCGTCCCGCGGCAACTTCAACTTCGGCCCGGCCGACCAGATCGTCGGCCATGCCACCGCGCACGGGCAGCGGATGCGCGGCCACACCCTGGTATGGCACTCGCAGTTGCCCGGCTGGGTCAGCTCGATCACCGACCCGAACACGCTGCGCA of Streptomyces cynarae contains these proteins:
- a CDS encoding LacI family DNA-binding transcriptional regulator, translated to MNIGEIARRAGVSRSTVSYALSGKRPVAAGTRRRIEDVINELGYRPNATARALKEGRTRTIGLVVPPAGNRLTHMQLDFVASVVDAAARVDLDVLLSPSGGDHDRSFERLVSESRVDGVILMEIRLADPRVGRLQEAGLPFVGIGHTAGDHQMSWIDVDYAGLVQHCVRHLADLGHRRVALVTRSRELISAGYGPAHRAREGFQAALAERGLDGVEVPCGDDARSGQECVEALLRSHPDVTAVTTINEAALPGVQRALADAGLEVPYDFSITGVAARTWAEDFRPPLTAADVPALEMGEKAVSLLVERIAAPDTPPRHILLTPPISLRSSTAPVPTGGPARSNRATH
- a CDS encoding arabinofuranosidase catalytic domain-containing protein, which codes for MTTIGTGRRLPSGRGGVRRLFAAVRHRGWPRGVPDRAHVPPPTRSPRSRSKTSARAAAAAALVAGALVGATATAGTARAAASGPCDIYAAGGTPCVAAHSTTRALYASYNGPLYQVRRTSDNTTRNIGVLSAGGYADAAAQDSFCSGTTCLITTVYDQSGRGNNLTQAPGGGAAGGPDNLANATAAPTMVGGHKAYGVFVAPGTGYRNNHTNGIATGDNPEGMYAIFDGTHYNGGCCFDYGNAETDSNDDGNGTMEAIYFGNIKVWGYGAGNGPWIMADLENGLFSGVNQHYNAGDPTIDHRYTTAIVKGGPNHWAIRGGNAQSGGLSTFYDGPRPDVPGYNPMRKQGAIILGIGGDNSKGAQGTFYEGVMTSGYPSDATENAVQADITAAGYSNSAGGTSTGALHAVGAGKCLDVPNSSTTAGTQLQIWDCSGGANQTWTRTASGQLTVYSGSSQMCLDAYNNQTSAGTKVETWPCNGGANQQWQLNADGTVTGTQSGLCLDVTGASTANGAPAELWPCNGGSNQRWNLN